The genomic interval gattccatttataagaaatgtccagaataggccaatccataaagacagaaataaatctgTGGTTGCTGGGGGCTGGACGGGGTAGGAGGTGGGGATTGACTGCTAGTGGGGATGGAATTTCTTTTGGAAGCGATGACAGTGTTCTGGACTGGGCCTgctctgtgaatatgctaaaaacacTGAACTTTACACTTTAAATGGCTGAATTGTATGGGATGTGAACTgtagctcaataaagctgtttaaaacaaaaagcaaaattggGCTGTGGTAACGACTGCACAACTCAGTAAATTTACTAAAGATCATTGAAACAGTTCAAATGGTGCATTTTATGGcacataaattatatctcagtagacctgttaaaaaaacacaaataaaacatcACTACCTGTTGTTTATGGCCACATATGTAAGTAGTAAAAGTCTAAAAACATGCCTGGAAAAGGTAAGCGCCTAGTGAGGATAGCGAGGTggggagaaagggggaaggggaatgggAGAGTTTCAAGCGAAtcatcttttaaacttttatttcttaaaaaattttttgaagcaAATAGATTAAGACTTGAGAAAGCTGGGGGCGGTCATATCACCTTCATCatgttcttctctgttttcccTGGGTTTAGACTATTTCCAAACAGCAGCTTCTAGCTCTTTAGGGAAGAGCCGAGGAAGGCCTGACCCGAGCCAGGGGTGGTGAGGCTGAAGAATGGCTGGGGCCCGGGGCCCTGCGGAGAAGCACAGGCACCGACAGGGAATGGGAGGTGAGCGGGTCAACTAGGTCCTACTTCAGGGACTTGACTGGCACCACGTGGAGATGGCCCCCAGGCAGCTGAGAAGCTGAACACGCATTTGTTGAAGCCAATTAATCAAGAGCCAGTTCGTGATGGTATTGCAAGGACTGTTCCATTAGTCTCTGCCTTGTTCCCTGTTGAGAAGAGATTGGTCTGACAATGTGGCCAAGGCTACCACCCACAAAGAGGGTGAGATGGTGGGGTGTCCACCCCGAAAGCACATTCCCCATGGCTGTCCTTCCATTTACATGAAGGATGGAGCTGCAAGGACATTCAAGATACCAACCACGTCCAAGTGTATATTCATGAATATATTCTTCACAAGTATGAAGTCAACAAGTAGATTcttcattaatatatatttataagaacATATGActatactctttttaaaaattttatttttttaaaaaatttatttattatttatttggctgtgtcggggcTTAGTtttggcacgcgggatctttgttgcggcacacgggcttctctctagttgtggcgcatggactccagggctccagagcgtgtgggctctgtagtttgcagcacacaggctctctagttgaggcgcgcgagctcagtagttgcggcccacgggcttagttgctacgcggcatgtgggatcttagttccctgaccagggctcgaacccacgtcccctgcattgaaaggcagattctcaaccactggaccaccagggaagtcccatgactaTACTCTTAAACACATTCTTAAAGGGATTCCTAAATAAGAAGATGTTAATTTATAAGGCTATTCCCTCCGTCTCCCCTTCTCTCCGGCGCCCAGCCTCCTTGCCCTCTGCAAGGCAGCAGCAGCGTCCTGGCTTGTGACACGGCTGACTCTCCTCTCTTGTCCCTCCCTTGGTCAAGGACTCCTCTCTGTCCATCTCCTACAGCCGTGGAGGCAAATGCACCACTGTAGAAAATGCTCTTACAAAGACAAAATCATGGTCAGTCAACCAAAATGCCCCCCAAATCTTCCAGAGCTGTTAAGGCCACCCTCTCCAATACAAATGGTCTCAAACGTTATTGTTGTTGCAGAAGAGTGTATTCTTGTTCACATCTGAGGATGGGCTTTGACAAACTGAGCTAGAACCTAACAGCCTGAAACTTGGAGGAGAAGTCtgagatggagaaacagaggtaCGAGGGGTGAGGCAGCATGGGTCAGATGGGGTAACACGGCAGGGACAGGGCAGTTCCTCCTGAGCACATGTGCTATCACACGCATCCTTAGAAGATGGAACGGGCACGTGAAGacagagcagagggagaggggaagatgcTGCCCTTGAAGACTGGAGTGACAAGGCCACAGGCTAAGGAAGCCAGCAGcccctagaagctggaagaggccaggaacAGACTGTCCCCTAGAGCTTCCACAGGGatacagccctgctgacacacTTTGCCCAAggaaaactgatttcagactgctgaactccagaaccatgagagaataaagttctgttgtttacAGCCACCAAGTTTGGGATACCCTGTTAGGACAGCCAGACGAAATCCCTccagggtgctactggcatctagtgtgtAGAGACCAGGGACACTGCTAaatatcctgcaatgcacaggactgCCTCCTACAACAGAGAATCATCTGGTCAAAAATGTCAGTAGTGTTGAGGTTGAGAAAATCTGGGCTATGGTGACACAATCTGGAGTTTAGGGCCACCAAGTGACGCCTGAATTTAAGAGGCTAAAGTTtcaaagactgaccataccaagtgttggcaagagcgtggagcaaccagaactctcacACACTCCTGGTGGGAAcataaactggtacaaccatgTTGGAAAACAGCTTCTTTAAAAGttgaccagggcttccctggtggcgcagtagataagaatctgcctgccaatgcaggggacatgggttcgagccctggtccaggaagatcccacatgccgaggagcaactaagcccatgcgccacaactactgagcctgcactctagagcccgcaagccacaactactgagcctgtatgccggaactactggagcccgcgtgcctagagcctgtgctctgcaataagagaagccatcacagtgagaagcccatgcaccacaatgaagagtagcccctgcttgccacaactagagaaagcccacgtgcagcaaatgaagacccaacacagccaaaaataaataaataaaatttaaaaaattaaaaaaaaaggttgaccATACGTCTACcctattatccagcaattccacatatgaaagcatatgttcacaAAAAGCTGTGTAgaacaatgttcatagcagccctattcataacagccccaacTGGCAGCAGATGAATGGGTAATGCACTGCATTCACACCACAGAGCACTGCTGAGCAAGAAGGAATGAATTGTTCCTGTGtgcaacgtggatgaatctcaaaatcattacaCTGGGTGAAAGAAGTAAGACACAAAGGCCTATATAACATATGCTTCCATTTACATGAATTGTCCCAGTATAGccaaatccagagagacagaaaacagattggaaagagggaagagatatgggaacatattgtatatgtataactgattcacttcgttataaagcagaagctaacacaccattgtaaggcaattatacttcaataaagatgtttaaaaaaaaaaaaaaagaaaacagattggtggttaccaggggctgagggaaggcGAATGGGGAGTGGCGGGGTCTCCTtctagagtgatgaaaatgttctggatcTAGATagggtggtggttgcacaacactgtgaatgcactaaatgccactgtagactttaaaatgaacaattttatgttttgtgaattttgtctcaattgaaaaattaaaaagccctCTTGAAAGCAAACAGATATAACGTGTAAGAAGTGTCacagaacttttcattttgaaacctCAGTTTGTGACACACCAGAGGAGATGTGACAATTGCAGGGGCCTGGGTAGTGACCACACATTTGTGGACACTGGGTGACACTTCATTGAGCTGAAACtctgtttccctgtctgtaaagtGGGTGTTGAACGCTACAGGTGATCAATGCTACACGCTCCCTGTTGTCACTGTTACTACATTAAGTCTTCTTCAGCCCAGTCTCCATTTCTCCTGGTAAATCTGAGTCATACAGACCTGCTCTTTTGTTTCTAATGTATATTAATCAGGGTAGGCTAACTGCTGTAGCCAATGACCAGAAAATGTCTGTGGCTGAAGACGATGAAAGCTTATTTCACACTCCCACCACAGTCCAatgctgctggtggtggtgatgtgtgAGGAGGGTGGTGGCTTAGAAGTTCACGCTTGCAGAATTCACGCAGAGTCTTGCAGGGAGGTAGGTCTCTCTGCTCCCGTGCACGGCTGGCAGCTGCTGATTTGCTACGGGTTAAGAACTTACTAGAGCACAACAGTCCCATTGGCCTGGGCAGTATAGAAACATATGagaatattcataacagccaTCGAGCTCTGGTTTTGCTTTATATAAGTCCGACCTTGGAAGTCTTATTTGGACAAAGGGGCTTTTAGGAATCCCAAGATTTCCAATTTGGTTGAAGTGTCCTATGAAAATCACCTCCACAGATCCTGAAGAGATTGGAAAggaagggcaggggctgcagaAAAAGCCACAAATGAGGAGGAATTTCACAGTGAATGGACTGCTCCAGCTCCCGAGCTTACTGCTCCTCAACCTGAGGCCACAGACGGTGCTAAAGGTGCTCAGGAGCCCCCAGTGCCCATCCTGCCACTCTCTGCTGAGGACCGACTGGGCCTCAGGCCTCTGCTGGAGTCAGGGCTGCAGCTCCCACTGCTCAGGCCTCTGAACGAATTCACATGttgaccagagggcagacagcagaagcaagaactactacaatcctgcagcctgtggaagaaaaaccacattcacagaaagatagacaagatgaaaaggcagagggctatgtaccagatgaaggaacaagataaaaccccagaaaaacaactaaatgaagtggagataggcaaccttccagaaaaagaattcagaataatgatagtgaagatgatccaggacctcggaataagaatggaggcaaagatggagacgatgcaagaaatgtttaacaaagacctagaagaattaaagaacaaacacctagaagaattaaagaacaaacaaacagagatgaacaatacaataactgaaatgaaaaatacactagaaggaaccaatagcagaataactgaggcagaagaacagataagtgacctggaagacagaatggtggaattcactgctgcggaacagaataaagaaaaaggaatgaaaagaaatgaggacagcctaagagacctctgggacaacattaaacgcaacaacatttgcattataggggtcccagaaggagaagagagagagaaaggaccagagaaaatatttgaagagattatagtcgaaaacttccctaacatgggaaaggaaatagccaccaaagtccaggaagcacagagagtcccatacaggataaacccaaggagaaacacgccgagacacatagtaatcaaattggcaaaagttacagacaaagaaaaattattgaaagcagcaagggaaaaacgacaaataacatacaagggaactcccatatgcttaacagctgatttctcagcagaaactctacaagccagaagggagtggcatgacatgtttaaagtgatgaaagggaagaacctacaacaaagattactctacccggcaaggatctcattcagatttgaaggagaaatcaaaagcttttcagacaagcaaaagctaagagaattcagcacaaccaaaccagctctacaacgaatgctaaaggaacttctctaagtgggaaacacaagagaagtaaaggacctacaaaaacaaacccaaaacaattgagaaaatggtaataggaacatacatattgataattaccttaaacgtgaatggattaagtgctccaaccaaaagacacaggctcgctgaatggatacaaaaacaagatccatatatatgctgtccacaagagacccacttcacacctagggacacatacagactgaaagtgaggggatggaaaaagatattccatgcaaatggaaatcaaaagaaagctggagtagtaatagtgtgggactttaatacctcacttacaccaatggacagatcatctaaacagaaaattaataaggaaacacaagctttaaatgacacaatagaacagatagatttaattgatatttataggacattccctccaaaaacagcagattacactttcttctcaagtgcacacggaacattctccaggatagatcacagcttgggtcacaaaccaagcctcagtaaatttaagaaaattgaaatcatatcaagcatcttttctgaccacaacactatgagattagaaatcaattacaggagaaaaaatgtaaaaaacacaaacacatggaggctaaacaatacattactaaataaccaagagatcactgaagaaatcaaagaggaaatcaaaagatacctatagacaaatgacaatgaaaacacaacgatccaaaacgttgtgatgcagcaaaagcagttctaagagggaagtttatagcagtacaagcctatctcaagaaacaagaaaaatctcaaataaacaatctaaccttacacctaaaggaactagagaaagaagaacaaacaaaacccaaagttggcagaaggaaagaaatcataaagatcagagcagaaataaatgaaatagaaacaaagaaaacaatagcaaagatcaataaaaataaaagctggttctttgagaagataaactaaattgataaaccattagccagactcatcaagaaaaagagggagaggactcaaatcaataaaattagaaatgaaaaaggagaagttacaacagacaccgcagaaatacaaagcatcctaagagactactacaagcaactctatgccaataaaatggacaagctggaagaaatggacaaattcttagaaaggtataaccttccaagactgaaccaggaagcaatagaaaatatgaacacaccaatcacaaataatgaaactgaaactgtgattaaaaatcttccaacaaacagaagtccaggaccagatggctttacaggtgaattctatcaaacatttagagaagagctaacacccatccttctcaaactcttccagaaaattgcagaggaaggaacactcccaaactcattctatgaggccaccatcaccctgataccaaaaccagacaaagatactacaaaaagggcttccctggtggcgcagtggttgagaatctgcctgctaatgcaggggacacgggttcgagccctggtctgggaagatcccacatgccgcggagcaactaggcctgtgagccacaattactgagcctgcgcgtctggggcctgtgctccgcaacaacagaggccgcgatagtgagaggcccgcgcaccgcgatgaagagtggcccccacttgtcgcaactagagaaagccctcgcacagaaacgaagacccaacacagccaaaaataaataaataaaataaataaataaataaataaaagatagcataaaaaaaaagatactacaaaaaaagaaaattacagaccaatatcactcatgaatatagatgcaaaaattctcaacaaaatactagcaaacagggacttccctggtggtgcagtggttaagaatccgcctgccaatgcagacgacacgggttcgagccctggcccgggaagatcccacatgccgcggagcaactaagcctgtgagccacaactactgagcccgcgtgctgcaactaatgaagcccacgcacctagaacctgtgctcggcaacaagagaagccaccgcaatgagaagcccgtgcaccgcatcgaagcgtagcccccacttgccgcaactagagaaagcccatgcgcagcaacgaagatgcaaagtagccaaaaataaataaatataaataaatttataagataaaaataaaaataaataaataaaattaaaaaaaaaaaatactagcaaacagaatccaacaacatattaaaagcgtcatacaccatgataaagtgggatttatcccagggatgcaaggattcttcaatatacgcaaatcaatcaatgtgatacaccatattaacaaactgaagaaaaaaaacatatgaccatctcaatagaggcaggaaaagcttttgacaaaattcaacacccatttatgataaaaaaatctccagaaagtgggcatagcgggaacctacctcaacataataaagaccatatacgacaaacccacagcaaacatcattctcaatggtgaaaaactgaaagcatttcctctaagatcaggaacaagacaaggaagtccactctcaccactattattcaacatagttttggaagtcctagccatggcaatcagagaagaaaaagaaataaaaggaatccaaattggaaaagaagaagtaaaactgtcactgtttgcagatgacatgatactatacatagagaatcctaaagatgccaccagaaaactactagaactaatcaatgaatttggttaagtatcaggatacaaaattaatgcacagaaatctctggcattcctatacactaatgatgaaaaatctgaaagagaaattaaagaaacactcccatttaccattgcaacaaaaagaataaaatacctaggaataaacctacctagggagacaaaagacctgtatgcagaaaagtataagacactgatgaaagaaattaaagatgatacaaacagatggagagatataccatgttcctggattggaagaatcaatattgtgaaaatgactatactacccaaagcaatctacagattcaatgcaatccctatcaaattaccaatggcattttttacagaactagaacaaaaaatcttaaaatttgttcgaagacacaaaagaccctgaatagccaaagcagtcttgagggaaaaaaatggagctggaggtatcagactccctgacttcagactatactgcaaagctacagtaatcaagacaatatggtactggcacaaaaacagaaatatagatcaatggaacaggatagaaagcccagagctaaacccacgcacatatggtcaactaacctatgacaaaggaggcaaggatatacaatggagaaaagacagcctcttcaataagtggtgctgggaaaactggacagctacatgtaaaagaaagaaatgagaacactccctaacaccatacacaaaaataaactcaaaatggattaaaaacctaaaagtaagactggacactataaaactcttagaggaaaacataggcagaacacactttgacataaatcacagcaagatcttttttgatccacctcctagggtaatggaaataaaaacaaaaataaacaaatgggacctaatgaaatttaaaagcatttgcaaacaaaaggaaactacaaacaagacaaaaagacaaccctcagaatgggagaaaatatttgcaaatgaatcaacggacaaatgatttatctccaaaatatataaacagctcatgcagctcaatattacaaaaacaaacaccccaatccaaaaatgggcagaagacctaaatagacatttctccaaagaagatatacagattgccaataaacacttgaaagaatgctcaacatcactaatcattagagaaatgcaaaacaaaactggaatgaggtatcatctcacaccagtcagaatggccatcatcaaaaaatctacaaacaataaatgctggagagggtgtggagaaaagggaaccctattgcactgttggtgggaatgtaaattgatacagccactatggagaacagtatggaggttccttaaaaaactaaaactagagctaccacacaacccagcaatcccactactgggcatataccctgaaaagaccataattcaaaaagacacatgtaccccagtgttcattgcagcactatttacaatagccaggacatggaaaaaacctaagtgtccatcgacagacgaatggataaagaagatgtggtacatatatacaatggaatattactcagccataaaacgaaacgaaattgggtcatttgtaagtCAAGGTGTGGACCCCGAGAGAAGACGGAGGGGAGCCCAATCCCCGGAACAAAGCGGGGGGGGTCCCACAGAAATCTGGCCTGACCCAACTGTCAACCCTGGAAACCCCAGCCAGGACCTGTCTCACTGACCCCTCCTCATTTCCAGATGGGTGGGTTCAGGGAGGCGGGTGCCTTGCTCTGGGGGTCTGGCCTCAGGCCCTGGCAAGGGTCATGGAGAAGACTGGGGAGACCCCTCCTCACACAGAGTACTTGGAGCCCAGCCGGCCCTGCCCCTTTTGTCAGCCGTGGGTGTCCCAGAATAGGTGGGTACATTGCCCCTCACTTCCTCTTCTGGTGTCTTATGGAGGTGAGGCCTTGGCTGAAGGAGATGAGTCACAGTCAGCAGAGGGAGCTGTCCCAGGCCCTGCAGGGTGTCAAGGTGGAAACTGAGCCGACCGCCATCGTCCCAGCACAGATGGACCCCACGGAGTTTGGTTGTCCCTTGTGAGCCCTGTTAGCCCCTGGGCACCATGGCCTGATGTGGaggtcctcccttccttcttttcagtGCAGGGAATGTGTCTTGAGAATTTTGCCTCAGGACAGCAGACAGAgggcccaggccctgccaggGGGAAGCGGAGGCCCTGCCCTGAGTGAGCACACAGGGGGCCACACACGCCAGGACAGTGGGAGCCTCACAGAGTCCGGCCCACCCCTCCTACCAGCACCGAGAGGCCCAGGGCTGTGCCACAATCTACACCCGAGGTGCGCCCTCCATTCCTCTTACAGGGGCTCCAGGAACCGGGAGGCGAAGGCCCAGGTCTGAGGCACGTGTCCTCAGGCCACAGAGCAGAGGAGGCCCAGGCAGCGCCAGGAGTCAAGGTGAGGTGTGTGCCCTGAGTATGCACCCAGGGGCTCCCCCTCCCAGAACAGAGGGGACCCCACAAGGCTCAAGTCACcgcacctccccacacccctctcaGCCCCGGTCGGTACCTGGGGCTGTGCTGGCTGCACCCTGAGGAGCCACCTCGCTTCCTTCTTCAGGTTGGCAGGGGACAGGCCGCCCAGGAGGAGCGCCCCTGTGAGGCCCGAGGGCACCCCTCCAGACGAGCCCTGTAAGTGGCCTTCGTCAGAGCTGCCCAGGGTGCGTTTCTCCGCCGAGGCCGCTCacaccccctctctcccccaggtCCGTGGTCCGTATCTGTCACCCCTGCCCACACTCCCGTCGGCGGCCCGACCCCAGTCATCAGGCCCCTGGTCGAGATGAGCGAGCTGCGCCAGCCTGAGGCAGACCTTCAGGCCCCAGTCCAGGCCCAGGGCCCGGTGGAGGCGCAGCTGTTTGGGGCTGCGGGCGAGGAGGCCGCATccccctcatcctcctcctcctccgtcgCCCCCTCCTTCTCTGCCTATGCCGAGTCCTTGCCCCAGGAGGCACTTACTGTGCTGATGGCTGACCTGGTGGCGTTCCTGCTGCCCAAGTATCGCACAAAGGAGACTACCACAGAGGCAGAAATGCTGACCATCCTCAGTGATTACCAGGACCACTTCCCCGTGGTCTTCAGCCGAGCCTCCGCGCACTCGCAGCTGGTCCTTGGCCTCGACGTGAAGGAAGTGGACCCCAGCAATCACTCCTATGTCCTCGTCCCCACCCTGGGCCTCGCCTAGGATGGGATGCTGAGCGATGGGCAGAGCATGCCCAAGGCCGGCCTCCTGGTGATGCTCCTGGGCCTGATCGCCCTGTACGGTGACCACGCCCCTGAGGAGGAGGTCTGGGAAGCACTTAGCGTGATGGGGGTGTATGCAGGGAGGGAGCACTACATCTATGGGGAGCCCAGGGAGCTCCTCACCAAAGTGTGGGTGCAGGAGGGCTACCTGGAGTACCGGCAGGTGCCCCACTGTGACCCC from Balaenoptera musculus isolate JJ_BM4_2016_0621 chromosome X, mBalMus1.pri.v3, whole genome shotgun sequence carries:
- the LOC118888919 gene encoding LOW QUALITY PROTEIN: melanoma-associated antigen 10-like (The sequence of the model RefSeq protein was modified relative to this genomic sequence to represent the inferred CDS: substituted 1 base at 1 genomic stop codon), which translates into the protein MSELRQPEADLQAPVQAQGPVEAQLFGAAGEEAASPSSSSSSVAPSFSAYAESLPQEALTVLMADLVAFLLPKYRTKETTTEAEMLTILSDYQDHFPVVFSRASAHSQLVLGLDVKEVDPSNHSYVLVPTLGLAXDGMLSDGQSMPKAGLLVMLLGLIALYGDHAPEEEVWEALSVMGVYAGREHYIYGEPRELLTKVWVQEGYLEYRQVPHCDPARYEFLWGPRAHAETSKWQVLEHLLRVSGWDPRSFPSLCAEGVSDEEEGA